The genomic region AAGTATATATTTTGATAGCCAATCGGCAATTGGTAGAGCTCATAGCACAATGTATAATGGTAAGAATAGACATATACGACGTAGACATAATacagtacgacaactaatctctataggaattatcactattgactatgtgaggtcaaaggataatattgcggatccgctgacaaaaggcttaagcagagagttagtgtataagtcgtgcgtgggaatgggactaaagcccatgaaaggctaagtttatatgaaggaaaacctaactcagttgactggagatcccaagatctgagttcaataggacaacctacttgtatgaactagcgaagtcactgtgggggagttaattactaaactagcaacccctacactttgaaaagggagtttactaattaagagtagacttcctagtccattcctataagtgacaagtaagaggataagcctatggcttttaatgattcaactgaaataaccatgcgtggttaatcagtagccacgctgtggtgaatcacctatgtgagagagaagtggggtcgcttcgaagggtattgttggggcacaatatttgataagctctcgcagaaccaggcgAATGTTCAcgaccataacgaacataactatgaggacttgactttgtcagggagagtcttgtgtgaagcgtattgtcgcctacacaaacggcagacgagttcaaagacatcatcgtctactcagagccagtagactaagtgcgtttcataagcgaaggttcaaagggtaacacctacctatcgtatgcaagattcaactgcTGAAATTTAATCGGAAGATTGTTGTTTCTGAGagcgatctccattcatgtgggggattgttggaaatttTGGATAAAACAAATGGTTTTTACCAAACTTTGGACACATATTAATATATGATAACGTAATACATATTAGTAGCTATTTAGTGGAttttgtagtccttgacgaggactttaaaacgagctaaagtgtgtccaaaacggatagaatgtgaatgagatatcgagtctcaatGTTGTGTGTTTGATGCAAAAATATGGAAATCTAGTGGAATGCATCTTGTACCACATAGGAGTGGAGATAAACTTATGAGAGGTATATAAGTTCTTATCTCCAAACCTATGTCAAGACCTTATGCCATATTTTACTCTAGCACCTACTCTCGcgcagggggggggggggggtgcaaAAACTTGGGATTTTCTGTGATTCAATGGGCGTGCCCGCACGACCTGCGGACACGAATGCAGCTCCGAAAATCCGGGTTGCACTACGTTTTTTATTTTGTCACTTGGTAGTGGAGTAGTTGCAGATACACCTCATTCAGATGTGGATGGATACCAGTAGTAAGCTGCAATTGTGAATCACATCCACTTCATACTGATGTGGATACCATGCAACTTTGTGCTATAAAATTGGAAACCAGTCTGCAGAAATAACACACAACAGAAGTACACGATTCCGTTTTCATCTCTGCTTCCGAACTTCTTTTCAGGCAAGTgttaagtccggcagtacgctgctttcaaccggtgtaccctgggaacagacgacgaatctgtttaagggaattgtgtcaaacacaagcccggttcaacctttaTATTCGGTTTGATCGATTTATATTTTCAATTTTTATAACGCATGTTGTTCATATGAATTTTATGTTTATTGTAATATCTGTATAATCAGTTTCGTATGCATATGTTCCTACATTATCTAGCTCTCAATTTATTTTGAGACATTACCTAAAACATTCTCACATAAAAATAGTAATTCTCATCATCACACCACCACGAAAAAAAGATATTGCTTCGTCATAGTCTTCTCACCCAAAAAACCTTCAAATGTCTCCACGTTACCTTCGCTTTCATAGAAACTGGTTTTTACGCTCAACTTTAGTTCTTGATCTTTAATCTTTTCTAAAAATGTCGTACACAATGTCCTCTTCAATTGTTCTCGTAAATTGGGAAAGTTGATATTGAACTCGTTATAAACGTATAAGCGAATAATTTTTTTTCTCGAGATACGTTGTTAGTGATGTTTGAACCCAAACATATTATGAAAACATCCGTTCAACCATTAGACCATCTTCCGATCTAGTTACAAAACCTGATGCCACAAAAGCTTCTGTGCTGTGAAAATATGCGATGAGCAGTGAGCTGATGAGTAACAAACTTTAACAATAGAATTCAGGTGATATTTTAGACCCAAAAGTAACATCTAACATCATTTTTGTAGATTATCCGCTGACTGAGGGAAGCGATCTGTCTTAGTTCACATAAATAAGATTTACTTTATAGTTTTATATCAACTTACTACTGATTCAATATTACCATGTAACAATCTCTTCTTTATATGGTTACAACTAATCCTCAGAAGTACAAACACCTTCATAGTCACTAGTAACAGTAATTCTTGTTTACTAAACCCAAAATCACATATCTCAAATGTAAAACATGAGGTAAAGATAAATATACCTTTAATAATCTGGTTTTGAGTTTATCaaagattgaaacatccaaaaCTTAAAATACACATCATTCCCACTCCACTCTCCAACCCCATGCTATATGATAacgatatataaataataaagtaaagataaatatataaaataaatctataAAAAATCTTAAATGTAACAGAAAACAACACCCCTGTTGATTTCCTAATATATTTCTTACTCACTGTACAACATCATGGCCTAGCTGTCTTTAGATCCATAGATTCTGGGTCTCCCTCTCTCACTATAACCTCCTTTTCTTCATTTTTATAACACTAAAAAAACCACCACACTAAACTAAAGTACACAACAACTCCACAAGACAAATGATTTGGTTTTTCTCAAATTGTTCCTCCCTAGGCTCATCCCCTTCCTTTCATTGGTATTTGCAATAACAATCTTAATATTACCAATTTGTAATTGTAATGCCTATGCCTATCTCTCAACCTTCATACTCtttctttttactttttattttagttttaatccATTCTTGTTTCTCCCTCAACCCACAAGGTGAAGCTCTTCTTTCATGGAAGAAAACCTTAAAAGGAAccaatttacaagtcttaaacaattGGGATTCTACTAATGAAACCCCTTGTTTATGGTTTGGTATCACTTGTGATGCTAACCAAAATGTTGTCGAATTGAGTTTGACTGATGTGGATTTACTCGGAAGTATTCTGTCGGATTTCGCTTCGTTAACGAGTCTAAAAAGGTTAGTGTTTTCGGGAACGAATCTTACTGGTTCGATCCCGAAAGCAATCGGGTCCTTACAGGACCTGAATTATCTAGACTTAAGTGACAATGGATTAACAGGAGAAATCCCAAACGAGCTTTGTGATCTCACAAAGCTCGTTGAGCTTTATCTCAACACGAACAGGCTCCAAGGTTCCATTCCTAACAGAATCGGAAACCTTAAGAGCCTGGTCGTGCTAACCTGCTACGACAACCAACTCGGCGGAAACATTCCGAGTTCAATCGGCGAACTAAAAAATCTTCAAGTGATTAGAGCCGGTGGAAACAAAAACATCGAAGGACCGTTACCGGAAGAAATCGGTAACTGCACTAGTTTAGTAATGCTAGGCATTGCAGAAACAAGTGTATCAGGTTACCTTCCATCAACCATTGGTAATCTTAAAAAACTCCAAACCCTAGCCATTTACACCACCTTACTTTCCGGCCAAATTCCGCTGGAGCTCGGTGACTGCACCGAGCTCCAGAACATATATTTATACGAAAATTCGCTTTCTGGCTCAGTTCCTAGTTCATTAGGCAAATTGAAAAACTTGAAGAATCTGTTACTATGGCAGAACAGTTTGAGCGGAGCTATTCCACCGGAGCTAGGAAACTGTTTGCAGCTTGTGTTAATTGACATTTCGATGAATTCGTTAACCGGAGTTCTTCCGGTAACAATTGGAAATTTGAGTTTGTTACAGGAGCTTCAATTGAGCGTGAATCAGATCTCTGGTTCGATACCGACTCAATTAGGAAACTGTAAAAGTCTCACGCATATTGAACTCGATAACAATGGAATTACTGGTACGATTCCTTCTGAAATCGGAAACTTTGTGAACTTAACTTTGTTATACTTATGGCAGAATCATCTAGAAGGTTCGATACCTAGCTCAATATCATCAGGTCAGAATCTAGAAGCAATTGATTTCTCACAGAATTCGTTGACCGGACCGATTCCTAACGGTTTATTCAATTTACCGAATCtgaataaattgttattattagataATGATTTATCCGGTCAAATACCTCCGGAAATCGGAAATTGTTCATCGTTAATTCGGTTTCGTGCGAACGACAATCATTTGATTGGATCGATTCCACCTGAAATCGGTAGGTTAAGGAATTTGAATTTCCTTGATCTCGGATCAAACAGGTTGACCGGAGTAATTCCGCCGGAGATATCAGGTTGCCAGAATTTAACGTTTCTGGATTTGCATTCTAATTCAATTTCAGGCGAATTACCGGCGAGTTTAGATAAAATTATTTCGCTTCAGTATGTTGACGTTTCCGGTAATCAAATAGAAGGTACGTTGAGTCCGAATCTCGGTTCGTTGATTTCGTTAAACAAGCTCGTGCTCAGTAGCAATCGGTTCACCGGTTCAATTCCGTCGGAAATTGGTTCATGCATGAATTTGCAGTTGCTTGATTTGAGCAGTAATCAATTCACCGGTGAGATTCCGGCGAGATTAGGTAAGCTACCGGCTTTAGAGATTGCACTTAATCTCAGTTGTAACAAACTTTCCGGTAAGATACCATCGGAGTTTGCAGATTTAGATAAACTCGGAGTTCTGGATTTATCTTACAACGAGATTTCTGGAGATTTACAAAATCTCGTAGATCTTGAAAATCTCGTGACGCTCAATATCTCGCATAACAATTTCAAAGGTCACGTGCCGGACACTCCTTTTTTCTCCAAACTACCACTCAATGTATTATCTAATAACCCTTCCTTGTGTTTGGCGGGAAACGAGTGCACCGCCGATAACAGTGGCGGTTCACGACGGAGCAAGGGTGCTAGGGTGGCGATGGTGGTGTTGATTGGTGTCGCGTGTG from Rutidosis leptorrhynchoides isolate AG116_Rl617_1_P2 chromosome 9, CSIRO_AGI_Rlap_v1, whole genome shotgun sequence harbors:
- the LOC139866117 gene encoding uncharacterized protein gives rise to the protein MPMPISQPSYSFFLLFILVLIHSCFSLNPQGEALLSWKKTLKGTNLQVLNNWDSTNETPCLWFGITCDANQNVVELSLTDVDLLGSILSDFASLTSLKRLVFSGTNLTGSIPKAIGSLQDLNYLDLSDNGLTGEIPNELCDLTKLVELYLNTNRLQGSIPNRIGNLKSLVVLTCYDNQLGGNIPSSIGELKNLQVIRAGGNKNIEGPLPEEIGNCTSLVMLGIAETSVSGYLPSTIGNLKKLQTLAIYTTLLSGQIPLELGDCTELQNIYLYENSLSGSVPSSLGKLKNLKNLLLWQNSLSGAIPPELGNCLQLVLIDISMNSLTGVLPVTIGNLSLLQELQLSVNQISGSIPTQLGNCKSLTHIELDNNGITGTIPSEIGNFVNLTLLYLWQNHLEGSIPSSISSGQNLEAIDFSQNSLTGPIPNGLFNLPNLNKLLLLDNDLSGQIPPEIGNCSSLIRFRANDNHLIGSIPPEIGRLRNLNFLDLGSNRLTGVIPPEISGCQNLTFLDLHSNSISGELPASLDKIISLQYVDVSGNQIEGTLSPNLGSLISLNKLVLSSNRFTGSIPSEIGSCMNLQLLDLSSNQFTGEIPARLGKLPALEIALNLSCNKLSGKIPSEFADLDKLGVLDLSYNEISGDLQNLVDLENLVTLNISHNNFKGHVPDTPFFSKLPLNVLSNNPSLCLAGNECTADNSGGSRRSKGARVAMVVLIGVACVLLLSAFYIILAGKIRARERGLNDADVEMGPPWEITLYQKLDLSIGDMAKYLTPDNVVGRGQSGVVYKVHIPSGLPIAVKRFQLSESYSAAAFSSEIATLARIRHRNIVRLLGWAANGKNKLLLYDFLPNGTLGSVLHESNIEVVEWETRFKIALGVAEGLAYLHHDCVPPILHRDVKVENILLGDRNDACLADFGLARLVEDDSVSFSAKPQFAGSYGYMAPEYASMLKITEKSDVFSYGVVLLEIITGKKPVDESFSEGQHVIQWVRDHLKSKKDPVHIIDRKLHGNPDSQIQEMLQALGIALLCTSNRPEDRPTMKDIVALLREIRQPATTNESHKETNQSQKDTTGPYTSSSVTPAQLLVQGSSNSSLGYSS